The Thalassotalea sp. 273M-4 genome includes a region encoding these proteins:
- the hrpB gene encoding ATP-dependent helicase HrpB: protein MSNSYSDSSVLPIYEIKSSLLQAIENHNMVILNAPPGAGKSTCLPLWLLDIEKYQNEKIYLLQPRRIAAKNVASYLAQQLGEDVGQTVGYRLRNETKVSPKTRLEVVTEGILTQLIQQDPELTGCSLVIFDEFHERSLHSDLAFALCQDIQAGLREDLSLLLMSATLASTHLQQALPGVVTLTSHGRSFPVEIDYRPPSTLRTWRENALAEINKAIRTHQGSILVFLPGVADIRYLIANLKGQLPPHMLLTPLYGELSLTAQQQAINPAPAKMQKLVLATNIAETSLTIDGIDLVIDSGLEKVAIYDVNTQANILKLQQTAKDSAIQRAGRAGRLGPGRCIRLYSQEDFSRRNEHNISEIMQSDITSLILEAARWGVNSLAQLPLLEHPKATTEQAIWTQFELLGMVDQQHKLTKHGHSVSKLSCQPRLGHMLVKAKALEGKIKENHLTLLACTLAALIEERDIIRHQQANQDCDIEHRLRLFSQKPEQFKQVLWQVKRLASQLKISSKVLSSSFTHLPVNMAGSLLALAFPEQVAKNRGKLGEFLTASQKGVFIFEADTLANEDFIVAARLTTVKHKTYVSLGCKVELKQLQALNIFQPHTRYRLEYDEQGDKILSFEQKLLGPLLLSQTPKPVNDDNLVAQLWAQQVVKHGISWLPWQEKDLQLRTRMRWLEQHSKDVDLPNVEDAELLANLAIWFMPFVGQIKSKAQLAKQNLSDMLLSMFDYQQQQTLNRLAPEFFIGPTKRQCPIRYSLQQNPIVSLPMQELYGLQITPMVGDKQSGKQVPLILEILSPAKRPIQVTQDLQAFWQGSYKAVQKEMKSQYPKHYWPDDPANAEATRKTKRQLSQ from the coding sequence ATGTCTAATTCTTATTCAGATTCATCTGTATTACCTATATACGAGATAAAATCCTCGTTATTGCAAGCGATTGAAAATCACAACATGGTGATCCTTAACGCTCCTCCTGGAGCCGGTAAATCGACTTGCCTGCCTTTGTGGTTACTAGACATTGAAAAATATCAGAATGAAAAGATTTACTTACTGCAACCACGTCGAATAGCGGCTAAAAATGTGGCCTCATATTTGGCACAGCAATTAGGTGAAGATGTCGGTCAAACCGTTGGTTATCGCTTAAGAAATGAAACTAAGGTAAGCCCTAAGACGCGCCTTGAAGTGGTTACTGAAGGGATATTAACCCAGCTAATTCAGCAAGATCCTGAGTTGACGGGCTGCTCATTAGTCATTTTTGATGAGTTTCATGAGCGCTCATTACATTCTGATCTTGCTTTTGCTTTGTGCCAAGACATTCAAGCAGGGCTAAGAGAAGACTTAAGCCTGCTGTTAATGTCGGCGACGCTAGCGAGTACTCACTTGCAGCAGGCTTTGCCGGGTGTGGTGACTTTGACCAGTCATGGTCGAAGTTTCCCAGTCGAGATTGATTATCGCCCCCCGTCCACGCTAAGAACATGGCGAGAGAATGCTTTAGCTGAAATCAACAAAGCTATTCGAACTCATCAAGGTTCTATCCTCGTTTTTTTACCTGGAGTGGCGGATATTCGCTATCTTATAGCAAACTTAAAGGGTCAGTTACCGCCTCATATGTTGTTAACGCCACTTTATGGTGAACTGAGTTTAACCGCTCAACAACAAGCGATTAATCCGGCCCCAGCCAAGATGCAAAAACTGGTTCTTGCTACTAATATCGCCGAAACAAGTTTAACCATTGATGGCATCGATTTGGTTATTGACTCCGGTTTAGAAAAAGTAGCGATTTACGATGTAAACACGCAAGCGAATATATTAAAACTGCAACAAACGGCAAAAGATTCAGCCATTCAAAGAGCTGGTCGGGCAGGGCGTTTAGGTCCTGGCCGTTGCATCCGGTTATATTCGCAAGAAGATTTTTCTCGTCGCAATGAGCACAATATCAGTGAAATAATGCAATCAGACATTACTTCGTTGATTCTAGAGGCCGCTCGTTGGGGAGTAAATAGCCTTGCTCAATTGCCTTTGCTAGAGCATCCCAAAGCAACCACAGAGCAAGCAATATGGACTCAGTTTGAGTTGTTGGGAATGGTTGATCAGCAGCACAAGCTGACCAAACATGGCCATAGTGTCAGTAAATTGTCTTGTCAGCCGCGACTAGGTCATATGTTAGTCAAAGCTAAAGCGCTAGAAGGTAAGATAAAAGAGAATCATCTGACGTTACTCGCATGCACTTTAGCCGCGCTTATAGAAGAACGAGATATTATTCGCCATCAGCAGGCGAACCAAGATTGTGATATTGAGCATCGACTGCGTTTATTTAGTCAAAAGCCTGAACAGTTTAAGCAAGTTTTATGGCAGGTGAAACGATTAGCGTCGCAACTAAAAATCAGCTCAAAGGTGTTATCATCAAGCTTTACCCATTTACCGGTGAACATGGCTGGCAGTTTATTGGCTTTGGCCTTTCCTGAGCAAGTGGCTAAAAATAGAGGCAAGTTAGGAGAGTTCTTAACCGCATCACAAAAGGGCGTTTTTATCTTCGAGGCCGATACCTTGGCCAACGAGGACTTTATTGTTGCTGCCCGCTTAACCACAGTAAAACATAAAACCTATGTTTCTTTAGGCTGTAAGGTAGAGCTCAAGCAATTGCAAGCTCTTAATATTTTTCAACCCCACACTCGCTATCGCCTTGAGTACGACGAGCAAGGTGACAAGATCCTCAGCTTTGAACAAAAATTATTAGGGCCATTACTTTTATCACAAACACCAAAGCCGGTTAATGACGATAATCTGGTGGCTCAATTATGGGCTCAACAAGTTGTTAAACACGGTATTTCTTGGCTACCTTGGCAGGAAAAAGATTTACAATTACGGACTCGAATGCGCTGGTTAGAGCAACATAGTAAGGATGTCGATTTACCAAATGTTGAAGATGCCGAGTTATTAGCAAACTTAGCTATTTGGTTTATGCCGTTTGTTGGGCAAATAAAAAGCAAAGCCCAGTTAGCGAAACAAAATCTGAGTGATATGCTGTTATCAATGTTTGATTATCAACAGCAACAGACTCTTAATCGACTTGCTCCAGAGTTTTTTATCGGGCCGACAAAACGCCAATGCCCTATTCGCTATTCGCTGCAACAAAACCCAATTGTATCTTTACCAATGCAAGAACTTTATGGTCTCCAAATTACCCCTATGGTTGGGGATAAACAGTCGGGAAAACAGGTGCCACTGATTTTGGAAAT